The Rhodopirellula bahusiensis genome includes a window with the following:
- a CDS encoding pyrophosphate--fructose-6-phosphate 1-phosphotransferase translates to MSIKRVGILTAGGLAPCLSSAIGALIAAYTEQAPEIEIVCYRSGYKGLLLGDSFVVDDHSRKNAAILHQHGGSPIGNSRVKLTNVADCVKRGLVSEGQDPLQVAAERLQSDEVDVLHTIGGDDTNTTAADLAAYLAKHEYQLTVVGLPKTIDNDVIPIKQSLGAWTAAEEGAKFFENVVGEHNANPRMLIVHEVMGRNCGWLTAATAAKYRERLQTLNFLPEMGLSQERRDVHGVFVPEMSFDLEEEAKRLRAIMDEIDCVNIFISEGAGVDTIVKEMESRGESVPKDAFGHYKLDSVNPGKWFGKQFADMLGAEKTLVQKSGYFSRAAAANADDIALIGRCAKKAVECAMQGIGGVVGEDEDQNNELRAIEFERIAGGKPFDINVDWFGDLLSQMGQHKGEVLETSH, encoded by the coding sequence ATGTCGATCAAACGTGTCGGAATCCTCACCGCCGGTGGCTTGGCCCCGTGTCTGTCGTCGGCCATCGGAGCCCTGATTGCAGCCTATACAGAGCAAGCTCCTGAAATTGAAATCGTCTGCTACCGATCCGGGTACAAAGGTCTGTTGCTCGGCGACAGCTTTGTCGTCGACGACCACTCGCGGAAGAACGCGGCGATCTTGCATCAGCACGGTGGCAGCCCGATCGGCAATAGCCGAGTCAAGCTCACCAACGTCGCCGATTGTGTGAAACGCGGTTTGGTCAGCGAAGGCCAAGACCCACTGCAGGTTGCCGCGGAGCGATTGCAATCGGACGAAGTCGATGTGTTGCACACCATCGGTGGCGACGACACCAACACCACCGCCGCAGACTTGGCCGCTTACTTGGCCAAACACGAATACCAACTGACGGTCGTTGGTTTGCCCAAGACCATCGACAACGATGTCATCCCCATCAAACAAAGCTTGGGTGCTTGGACGGCCGCCGAAGAAGGCGCCAAGTTCTTTGAAAATGTGGTCGGCGAACACAACGCCAACCCACGCATGTTGATTGTTCACGAAGTCATGGGTCGCAACTGTGGTTGGTTGACCGCCGCCACCGCAGCCAAATATCGCGAACGATTGCAGACGCTCAACTTCTTGCCCGAGATGGGACTCAGCCAAGAACGTCGCGACGTGCACGGTGTGTTCGTTCCTGAGATGAGTTTCGATCTCGAAGAAGAAGCCAAACGTCTGCGGGCAATCATGGACGAGATCGATTGCGTCAACATCTTCATCTCCGAAGGTGCCGGCGTGGACACCATCGTCAAGGAAATGGAATCACGTGGCGAGAGCGTCCCCAAAGATGCTTTCGGTCACTACAAACTCGACTCCGTGAACCCTGGCAAATGGTTCGGCAAACAATTCGCTGACATGCTGGGAGCTGAGAAAACGCTCGTGCAAAAGAGCGGTTACTTCAGTCGCGCCGCTGCCGCCAATGCGGACGACATCGCCTTGATCGGTCGCTGTGCCAAGAAGGCCGTCGAATGTGCCATGCAAGGTATCGGTGGCGTGGTTGGCGAAGACGAAGACCAAAACAACGAACTTCGCGCGATCGAGTTTGAACGCATCGCTGGCGGCAAACCTTTCGACATCAACGTGGACTGGTTTGGTGACTTGCTTTCACAGATGGGACAACACAAAGGCGAAGTCCTGGAAACGTCTCACTAA
- a CDS encoding acyltransferase family protein produces the protein MNDSMTSIPSRRHDLDALRGIAMLLGIFLHAAIAYSPDAGQGWPIQDSQSSDVVSMFIAMVHGFRMPLFFLLSGFFTMMLFRRRGASKLIEHRVLRIAIPFVIGMCTIIPAMWSVAGYIQAHPSPNAAVFDETDLLTPVVQDDLAGVEKALLEGADVNQRSEQGDSPFLVAAFLGRDDIAKVLLDHDADPELGNHKGEQPIDVMRAPWGTTEYVAGLLKIEVDRDDVESGREEIAAMMGVTLFESPADQAADGGMSAANWSGLMFLLFEFPATGHLWFLWFLCFLVAGFVIVIAVTPRSLKSRWNASALASSPHCLLWLIPLTMLTQWFMRHEGFGPATSVGLLPLPSVLAYYALFFGFGAIYFVADDREGRLGRGWKISLPLSLTVLLAIGWMLKSQTSGGGLFASVLVQSAYAWIVSFGMMGMFRSVFAHPSRTLRYLSDSSYWLYLAHLPLVMYLQYWVRDWQVAWSVKFAVVSAISCVVLLISYQVFVRYTPIGWLLNGKRKSTVPNANEPSTNDVPGSEVVAAQLVR, from the coding sequence ATGAATGATTCAATGACTTCGATTCCTTCCCGTCGGCACGACCTGGATGCGTTGCGAGGCATCGCGATGTTGCTGGGGATTTTCTTGCATGCGGCAATCGCCTACTCGCCTGATGCGGGGCAAGGGTGGCCGATCCAAGACTCGCAAAGCAGCGATGTGGTTTCGATGTTCATTGCGATGGTGCATGGCTTTCGAATGCCGTTGTTCTTTCTGCTCAGCGGCTTCTTCACGATGATGCTGTTCCGGCGGCGCGGGGCCTCGAAACTGATCGAGCACCGCGTGTTGCGAATCGCAATTCCGTTTGTGATCGGAATGTGCACGATCATTCCCGCGATGTGGAGCGTCGCGGGATACATCCAGGCCCACCCTTCGCCCAACGCCGCCGTTTTTGACGAAACCGATCTGTTGACTCCCGTCGTTCAGGATGACTTGGCGGGCGTGGAGAAAGCCTTGTTGGAGGGCGCCGATGTCAATCAACGGTCCGAGCAAGGTGATTCGCCATTCTTGGTGGCTGCGTTCCTGGGACGCGATGACATTGCCAAGGTGTTGCTGGATCACGACGCGGATCCTGAATTGGGGAACCACAAGGGCGAGCAACCCATCGATGTGATGCGAGCGCCGTGGGGAACAACCGAGTACGTCGCTGGATTGCTGAAAATCGAAGTCGATCGGGACGACGTCGAATCCGGGCGGGAAGAAATCGCCGCGATGATGGGCGTCACGTTGTTTGAGTCACCAGCGGACCAGGCTGCTGACGGAGGCATGAGTGCCGCGAACTGGAGCGGATTGATGTTTCTGTTGTTTGAGTTTCCGGCGACGGGGCACCTGTGGTTTCTCTGGTTCTTGTGCTTCTTGGTGGCTGGGTTCGTGATTGTCATAGCGGTTACGCCGCGATCGCTGAAGTCTCGCTGGAATGCGTCGGCGCTGGCAAGTTCACCTCATTGTTTGCTTTGGTTGATTCCGCTGACGATGTTGACTCAATGGTTCATGCGGCACGAAGGCTTTGGGCCGGCGACATCGGTCGGCTTGCTTCCTCTCCCATCTGTGTTGGCGTACTACGCGTTGTTCTTTGGCTTTGGTGCGATCTACTTTGTCGCGGATGATCGCGAAGGTCGCCTGGGTCGCGGATGGAAGATCAGTTTGCCGTTGTCGCTCACCGTCTTGCTCGCGATCGGATGGATGCTGAAGAGCCAAACGTCGGGCGGCGGATTGTTCGCGTCCGTGTTGGTTCAATCCGCTTATGCTTGGATCGTGTCCTTTGGCATGATGGGGATGTTTCGAAGTGTGTTCGCACATCCCAGTCGCACGCTGCGGTACCTGTCCGATTCGAGCTACTGGTTGTACCTCGCTCACCTTCCCCTGGTGATGTATTTGCAGTACTGGGTACGAGATTGGCAGGTCGCTTGGAGCGTCAAATTCGCGGTCGTCAGTGCGATCTCCTGTGTGGTGCTGTTGATCAGCTACCAAGTTTTCGTTCGCTACACACCGATCGGATGGTTGCTCAACGGCAAACGAAAATCAACCGTGCCAAACGCGAACGAGCCGAGCACGAATGACGTGCCCGGCTCGGAAGTCGTTGCTGCTCAGCTAGTTCGTTAG
- a CDS encoding M24 family metallopeptidase translates to MIHSKLMVATSDSADGSGSNNAGSNVNSDGVQVMAGLADRNANLFRRLGIALGDPAAWVGLPDGKNIGIVRDLEMDRTRAAGQLDSVHCPADFPPVSGSASGDRETASAQSVARFLQIQSIDRVVVDRAFPLIYAWHLADAGISIAYDDDLGVIDRRVKTDQEIDALRKAQSVTEAVMRQMCEMIATADVGSEGRLMLGGEPLTSERVRTMAAEAFMKRDYTMSHGAIVATLPDSADCHHRGDGDLYTGHPVIVDLFPRDESSRYNGDCTRTVVHGTPSETVQKMHAAVVASKEAAEAVLFPGRTGEEVQLAVEKVLVGHGYPISRGELTDGPSIQHGTGHGIGLEVHEPILLDHGGGEMLAGEVFTVEPGLYGRQTGGVRIEDMLVVTVDGPVNLNQLPMGLDWNPS, encoded by the coding sequence ATGATTCATTCTAAATTGATGGTCGCCACGAGCGACTCCGCTGACGGTTCTGGTTCCAACAACGCTGGCTCAAACGTGAATTCCGACGGGGTTCAGGTGATGGCAGGCCTGGCCGATCGAAATGCGAATTTGTTTCGACGCCTGGGAATTGCGCTGGGAGATCCTGCGGCGTGGGTGGGACTGCCTGATGGAAAGAACATCGGCATCGTGCGTGACTTGGAAATGGATCGGACTCGCGCCGCGGGGCAGTTGGATTCCGTTCATTGCCCGGCTGATTTTCCGCCTGTCTCGGGTTCTGCCAGTGGCGATCGCGAAACGGCGTCCGCTCAATCCGTGGCAAGGTTTTTGCAAATTCAATCGATCGATCGGGTCGTTGTCGACCGCGCGTTCCCGCTGATCTACGCCTGGCATTTGGCCGACGCGGGAATCTCCATCGCCTACGACGATGACCTGGGCGTGATCGACCGCCGAGTCAAAACGGACCAAGAGATTGACGCTCTTCGAAAAGCTCAGTCGGTCACCGAAGCTGTCATGCGGCAGATGTGTGAAATGATTGCCACGGCGGATGTCGGTTCCGAAGGTCGGTTGATGCTCGGTGGCGAACCGTTGACCAGCGAACGAGTTCGAACGATGGCCGCCGAAGCGTTCATGAAGCGCGACTACACGATGAGCCATGGTGCAATCGTTGCCACGTTGCCCGATTCGGCCGACTGCCACCATCGAGGCGACGGCGATTTGTACACGGGCCATCCCGTGATCGTCGATCTGTTTCCGCGAGATGAGTCATCACGCTACAACGGCGACTGCACACGAACGGTGGTCCATGGCACGCCCAGCGAGACTGTTCAGAAAATGCACGCGGCGGTGGTTGCTTCGAAGGAGGCCGCCGAGGCGGTTTTGTTCCCCGGGCGAACGGGCGAAGAAGTGCAGTTGGCGGTCGAGAAAGTCTTGGTGGGTCACGGGTACCCGATCTCTCGTGGCGAGCTGACAGATGGCCCTTCGATTCAGCACGGCACCGGTCACGGAATCGGCTTGGAAGTTCACGAGCCGATCTTGCTGGATCACGGCGGAGGCGAAATGCTCGCGGGTGAAGTTTTCACGGTCGAGCCAGGCCTCTATGGTCGCCAAACTGGTGGCGTTCGCATCGAAGACATGTTGGTCGTGACGGTGGACGGTCCTGTTAATCTGAACCAGTTGCCGATGGGACTGGATTGGAATCCAAGCTAA